A region from the Ichthyobacterium seriolicida genome encodes:
- a CDS encoding polyprenyl synthetase family protein encodes MPYNSKKISIPIREEMRVFEKKFREVMSSKVPLLDKIMHFIIRRKGKQMRPMLVFLSAKMFGEINEKTYRAACLVEILHTATLIHDDVIDNSNMRRGCFSINSLWKNKIAILVGDYLLSKGLVTAIDFKDYEILGFISKAVKDMSEGELLQMDKSKRFDTSEGTYYDVIKQKTASLISACCAMGASSARCNETDLEKIKLFGEYVGIAFQMKDDLFDYKKTGITGKPIGIDIKEQKMTLPLIYTLNNCEKDKRKWLSDIIKKHNKDKNKVNQAIEFIKGNGGVEYTISKMEEYRDKSLKILNQFDKNDSRDSLELMVNYVIERSH; translated from the coding sequence ATGCCTTATAACTCAAAGAAAATATCTATTCCTATAAGAGAGGAAATGAGAGTTTTTGAAAAAAAATTCAGAGAGGTTATGAGCAGTAAAGTTCCTCTATTGGATAAAATCATGCACTTTATAATTAGACGAAAGGGTAAACAGATGCGCCCCATGTTGGTTTTCCTTTCGGCAAAGATGTTTGGAGAGATAAACGAAAAAACCTATAGAGCTGCTTGCTTGGTAGAGATTTTACACACAGCCACTTTGATACACGATGACGTAATAGACAACAGTAATATGCGGCGAGGTTGTTTTTCTATAAATTCCCTGTGGAAGAATAAGATAGCAATATTAGTGGGCGATTATTTATTGTCCAAAGGATTAGTCACAGCTATAGATTTCAAAGATTATGAAATTTTAGGTTTTATATCTAAAGCAGTGAAAGATATGAGCGAAGGAGAACTCCTTCAAATGGATAAATCCAAGAGATTCGACACTTCTGAAGGTACTTATTACGATGTTATCAAACAAAAAACAGCTTCACTTATAAGTGCCTGTTGTGCCATGGGAGCCAGTTCGGCAAGGTGTAATGAAACAGACTTGGAAAAGATAAAACTATTTGGAGAATACGTAGGGATAGCTTTTCAAATGAAAGACGATCTTTTCGATTATAAAAAAACTGGCATTACAGGGAAACCTATAGGAATAGATATCAAAGAACAGAAGATGACCCTACCTCTTATTTACACTCTAAATAACTGCGAAAAGGATAAGAGAAAATGGCTGAGCGATATTATCAAAAAGCACAATAAAGATAAAAATAAAGTCAACCAAGCCATAGAATTTATAAAGGGAAATGGAGGTGTGGAATACACAATTTCCAAAATGGAAGAATACAGAGATAAATCTTTGAAAATATTAAATCAGTTTGATAAAAATGATTCTAGAGATTCTTTAGAACTAATGGTAAATTACGTCATAGAGAGAAGCCATTGA
- a CDS encoding outer membrane beta-barrel family protein yields the protein MSDNTSLSTIKKIFLSLLVSMITITSYSQYKINGIIQDNDKLPLEYTEVILQTLDSVAIKSKLTDKKGYFIIDDINKGEYELIIRYFSENIHNQIISVERDLDLKTIYVNPDVSLKEIVLEAKNPVIEKKPDRLILNVDNSVAATGRNALEVLKITPRLKVENDKISMIGKEGMSVMINGRIVQFSGEELSNYLMTLNSEDLKKIEVIPNPPAKYSAEGNSGLINIVTKKSIIDQWNASLNGSYLQRISPSGRGGASFNFKKGDLEITSSIGYSYDVVVRGENSQINYTESIWKTKNKRERTMNFIYPRLGLEYKINDKLSTGFNYNFFFAKLFIDENNNSTAGYNTPSPIDHETIAKSDLKIGQNTLNYHIIYDIDTIGRKLSLDFDLLDYNLKLERNLGIKRFIPSKESKKKVLNKHDKDKNYGAQDVDNYSVNLDMEHPTEFANYNYGGRVVFTETNSPNEYYDIINGEKKLNANSNEFNYKENNQAIYFSAQKNISEEFQVKLGMRYEFTQTKGYSKTLDKTHKTNYSKLFPTVYLSYNLHNNHTFSINYGKRIERPAYWHLNPFIWETTKNVYVRGNQYLRPSFTDNVELEYTYKGISITTLSYSYTDDGFGQIGKTDNSTNKIENIHLNFYKKKNFGINQTLIYNLTGWWNLNATANVYYQYTDSKVELLPKNLNGLNSYFKLSNNFILTSDRTLSANLNFVYVPAGIYELKNIDSYNSLNLSLRWLLLDNNLTLSLNANDIFNSSIINSVSIYDGIESSYEIYRDNQFIMVGVSYRFGDIFTSSRARSKNTEEQKRISM from the coding sequence ATGAGTGATAATACATCTCTTTCAACTATTAAAAAAATATTTCTATCGCTATTAGTGTCGATGATTACTATTACTAGTTATTCTCAGTATAAGATAAACGGAATAATTCAAGATAATGATAAATTACCTTTGGAATATACAGAGGTAATACTCCAGACTTTAGACTCTGTAGCAATAAAATCTAAACTTACAGACAAGAAAGGATATTTCATCATAGATGATATAAATAAGGGAGAATATGAACTGATTATAAGGTATTTTTCTGAGAATATTCACAATCAAATTATTTCAGTTGAGAGAGATTTAGACCTAAAAACTATATATGTAAATCCAGATGTGTCTCTTAAAGAAATCGTTCTAGAAGCCAAAAACCCTGTAATAGAGAAAAAACCAGATAGACTAATATTAAATGTAGACAACTCAGTGGCAGCAACTGGAAGAAATGCCTTAGAAGTACTGAAAATAACTCCTAGACTAAAAGTAGAAAACGATAAAATATCTATGATAGGAAAAGAAGGCATGTCAGTTATGATTAATGGCAGAATAGTCCAATTCTCTGGAGAAGAGCTGTCTAACTATCTAATGACACTTAATTCAGAAGACTTGAAGAAAATAGAAGTTATACCAAATCCTCCTGCTAAATACAGTGCAGAAGGAAATAGCGGGCTGATAAATATAGTCACTAAAAAATCTATAATAGATCAATGGAATGCTTCACTAAATGGATCCTATTTACAGAGAATATCTCCCTCTGGGAGAGGAGGAGCTAGTTTTAATTTCAAAAAAGGAGATTTAGAGATAACTAGCAGTATAGGTTATTCTTATGACGTAGTTGTACGCGGAGAGAACTCTCAAATTAATTATACTGAATCAATATGGAAAACGAAGAATAAAAGAGAGAGAACTATGAATTTTATTTATCCTAGATTAGGCTTGGAGTATAAGATAAATGATAAATTATCAACTGGTTTTAATTATAATTTTTTTTTCGCAAAATTATTTATAGATGAAAATAATAATTCCACCGCAGGCTATAATACCCCTTCTCCAATTGATCACGAGACAATAGCCAAGAGTGATCTGAAAATTGGACAAAATACCTTAAACTATCATATTATATATGATATAGACACTATAGGTAGAAAATTGTCTTTAGATTTTGATTTGTTGGATTACAATCTTAAACTAGAACGGAATTTAGGTATTAAAAGGTTTATTCCAAGTAAGGAATCTAAAAAGAAGGTGCTCAATAAACACGATAAAGACAAAAATTATGGGGCTCAAGATGTAGATAATTATTCTGTGAATCTAGATATGGAGCATCCTACAGAATTTGCTAATTACAATTATGGAGGGAGAGTTGTTTTTACCGAGACTAATAGTCCAAATGAATATTATGATATTATAAATGGAGAAAAAAAATTAAATGCCAATAGTAATGAGTTTAATTATAAAGAGAACAATCAAGCGATATATTTTAGCGCACAAAAGAACATTTCAGAAGAATTTCAAGTTAAATTAGGGATGCGATATGAATTCACTCAAACTAAAGGCTATTCAAAAACCCTTGATAAAACTCATAAAACTAATTATTCAAAACTATTTCCTACCGTATACTTGTCCTATAATCTACATAACAACCATACCTTTAGCATAAATTATGGCAAAAGAATAGAAAGACCTGCTTATTGGCATTTAAACCCTTTTATTTGGGAAACAACTAAAAATGTATATGTTAGAGGTAATCAATATTTACGACCTTCTTTTACCGATAATGTTGAACTGGAATATACTTATAAAGGAATAAGCATCACTACTTTATCCTACTCTTATACTGATGATGGCTTTGGACAAATCGGTAAAACCGATAACTCTACCAATAAAATAGAGAACATACATTTAAATTTTTATAAGAAAAAAAATTTTGGCATCAATCAGACTCTTATTTACAATCTTACAGGGTGGTGGAATTTAAATGCTACTGCTAATGTATATTATCAATATACCGATTCTAAAGTTGAATTACTCCCAAAAAACCTAAATGGGTTGAATAGTTATTTTAAATTATCTAACAATTTTATTCTGACCTCTGATAGGACTTTATCAGCCAATCTGAACTTTGTATATGTGCCAGCTGGTATTTATGAATTAAAAAATATTGACTCCTATAATAGTTTAAACCTATCCCTAAGATGGTTATTATTAGATAATAATCTAACTCTTAGCTTAAATGCAAATGATATATTTAATTCTTCTATAATTAACTCTGTTTCTATTTATGATGGTATAGAGTCTTCTTATGAGATATATAGAGACAACCAGTTTATAATGGTAGGTGTAAGCTATAGGTTTGGAGATATTTTTACTTCTAGCAGAGCTAGAAGTAAAAATACAGAAGAACAAAAGAGAATTTCTATGTAA
- a CDS encoding DNA polymerase III subunit, whose amino-acid sequence MNTAFSNIVGQKEIIESLQKTIDNNRISHSQLFIGKQGVGTLPMAVAYANAVLLSRYTQEDKIKSCKERLNKLTHPDLHFVFPTAKTTKIKNPISDLFLEDWRIFLRKNTYGSLLDWYEHICIENVQGQINVDDVKRLIDISSLKSFEGGYKVIIVWMAEKINLVASNKLLKIIEEPTPKTLFIFVTENENNIIPTLRSRLQSVYFKPIPQQLISKKLSDEYNLDLNSSTHIAHQSEGNWNKAMKLLDVNAINGEFEDLFITMVRSAIKTDIYALITLTNKICDYNREVIKSFLSFCIEVFRQAMLNNYNVKDFVLIRLERKSFNFSNFCKFITSDNIEDFLKYFSESIYHIERNANPKIVFLDTAIRVTRLLHKGNK is encoded by the coding sequence ATGAATACAGCTTTTTCAAATATTGTAGGTCAAAAAGAGATAATCGAGTCTCTACAAAAAACTATAGATAATAATAGGATTAGTCATTCTCAATTATTTATAGGTAAACAAGGGGTTGGAACCCTCCCAATGGCCGTAGCCTATGCTAACGCGGTCTTGCTTTCTAGGTATACACAAGAGGATAAAATAAAATCTTGTAAAGAGAGACTAAATAAGTTGACACATCCTGATTTACACTTTGTGTTCCCCACAGCAAAAACTACCAAAATTAAAAATCCTATCAGCGATTTGTTTTTGGAAGATTGGAGAATATTTCTAAGAAAGAATACGTATGGGAGTTTATTAGATTGGTATGAGCACATATGTATAGAAAACGTGCAAGGACAGATAAATGTAGATGATGTAAAGAGATTAATAGATATATCTAGTTTAAAATCTTTCGAGGGAGGTTATAAAGTTATCATAGTGTGGATGGCTGAAAAAATAAATTTAGTAGCGTCGAATAAATTGCTGAAAATAATAGAGGAGCCGACTCCAAAGACACTTTTCATATTTGTAACAGAAAATGAAAATAATATCATCCCCACTTTGCGTTCTAGGTTGCAAAGCGTTTATTTTAAACCTATACCACAGCAACTCATATCTAAGAAATTATCAGATGAATACAATTTAGATCTAAATAGCTCCACACATATTGCCCATCAATCCGAGGGCAATTGGAATAAAGCTATGAAACTATTAGATGTAAATGCCATTAATGGAGAATTTGAAGATTTATTTATCACTATGGTTCGATCAGCTATCAAAACTGATATTTACGCTTTGATAACTTTAACCAACAAAATTTGTGATTACAACCGAGAAGTCATCAAGAGTTTTTTATCGTTTTGCATAGAGGTATTCAGACAAGCTATGTTAAATAACTACAATGTCAAAGATTTTGTGCTGATTAGACTAGAGAGAAAAAGTTTTAATTTTAGCAACTTTTGCAAGTTTATAACTTCTGATAATATAGAAGACTTTTTAAAATATTTCAGTGAAAGTATATATCATATAGAGAGAAATGCTAACCCTAAGATTGTTTTTTTAGACACGGCTATAAGAGTAACACGTCTGTTACATAAGGGGAATAAGTAA
- a CDS encoding ComF family protein, with product MKYNLVESIFYGRVKIERATSFLLFKKKGLVQNLLHQLKYKNHPEIAYILGNWAYRELGKTDFFDECDIVIPVPLHKKKQRKRGYNQIHLFAKAISENLKIDLSLYNLVMKYQKDTQTEKSRFDRWEGVKNVFYLSKPQEVENKHILIVDDVITTGATIEACIKAIKSDVKEVKISVLTIAFAS from the coding sequence ATGAAATATAATCTCGTTGAATCTATTTTCTACGGCAGAGTTAAAATAGAAAGAGCTACTTCTTTTCTGTTATTTAAGAAAAAGGGCTTAGTGCAAAACTTACTTCATCAATTAAAATATAAAAATCACCCTGAAATCGCTTATATCCTAGGTAATTGGGCATATAGAGAGCTAGGCAAAACAGATTTTTTCGATGAATGTGACATAGTTATACCCGTTCCTCTACATAAAAAGAAGCAGAGAAAAAGAGGGTATAATCAAATTCACCTCTTTGCTAAGGCCATATCAGAAAATTTAAAAATCGACTTGTCTCTTTACAATCTAGTGATGAAATATCAAAAAGATACTCAGACAGAAAAAAGTCGTTTCGATCGTTGGGAAGGTGTAAAGAATGTGTTTTATTTATCAAAACCACAGGAAGTAGAAAATAAACACATATTGATAGTAGACGACGTGATAACTACAGGAGCCACAATAGAGGCTTGTATAAAAGCCATTAAAAGTGACGTTAAGGAGGTAAAAATAAGTGTACTCACAATTGCATTTGCAAGTTAA
- a CDS encoding SPFH domain-containing protein gives MLYYAISTCVFVIAILSLIFFIVKQQTAVVIERFGRFNNVYQSGLRMRIPLIDQIVGRVSLKIQQLDVVVETKTKDDVFISIKVSVQYKVIKDKVEDAFYKLDYPQDQITSYVFDVVRAEVPKMILDDVFLRKDNIAIAVKSELNDSMMEYGYDIIKTLVTDIDPDAQVKAAMNRINAADREKTAAQYEGDAQRILIVEKAKAEAESKRLQGKGIADQRREIARGLEESVEVLNRVGINSQEASALIVVTQHYDTLQSIGHDTNSNLILLPNSPQAGSNMLNDMVASFTASNQIGEAMKKNRNEIEKE, from the coding sequence ATGCTGTATTATGCCATCTCAACATGTGTTTTCGTAATTGCTATTTTATCCTTAATATTTTTCATAGTTAAACAGCAGACTGCTGTCGTCATAGAACGTTTTGGACGTTTTAACAATGTATATCAATCTGGATTACGTATGAGAATACCTTTAATAGATCAAATTGTAGGGAGGGTGAGTTTAAAGATTCAACAATTGGATGTCGTAGTAGAGACTAAAACAAAAGACGATGTGTTTATTAGCATAAAAGTATCTGTGCAGTACAAAGTAATTAAAGACAAGGTCGAAGATGCTTTTTATAAACTGGATTATCCACAAGATCAGATTACTTCTTATGTTTTTGATGTGGTGCGTGCCGAGGTTCCAAAAATGATTCTAGACGATGTATTCTTACGTAAAGATAATATTGCTATCGCTGTAAAGTCTGAATTGAATGATTCTATGATGGAATACGGTTATGATATAATTAAAACTCTAGTAACGGATATAGATCCAGATGCGCAAGTAAAAGCAGCGATGAATAGGATTAATGCTGCTGATAGAGAAAAGACTGCAGCTCAATACGAAGGAGATGCGCAGCGTATTTTAATAGTAGAAAAGGCAAAAGCTGAAGCCGAGAGCAAGCGTTTACAAGGCAAGGGTATTGCAGATCAACGTCGTGAAATAGCTAGAGGTCTAGAAGAGTCTGTTGAGGTATTGAATAGGGTTGGCATTAACTCTCAAGAGGCTTCTGCGCTTATTGTGGTGACACAACACTATGATACATTACAGTCTATAGGCCATGATACCAACAGCAATTTAATACTATTGCCTAATTCTCCACAAGCAGGAAGTAATATGCTAAATGATATGGTCGCTAGTTTTACCGCTAGCAATCAGATTGGTGAAGCGATGAAAAAAAACAGAAATGAAATAGAAAAAGAATAA
- the lptB gene encoding LPS export ABC transporter ATP-binding protein: MILRANDIIKFYGDKQVVRGVSIEVRQGEIVGLLGPNGAGKTTSFYIIVGFVKPNKGSVYLDDEDISKYPMYKRAKRGIGYLPQEASVFRKLSVEDNILSVLQMTKLSKKEQLKKVDELLEEFNLSHIRKSNGDLLSGGERRRTEIARCLAVDPKFILLDEPFAGVDPIAVEDIQNIISTLKKKNIGILITDHNVQETLAITDRTYLLFDGSILKYGTAKELAEDEMVRKVYLGSKFTLRDT, translated from the coding sequence ATGATTTTAAGAGCCAACGATATAATAAAGTTTTATGGAGATAAACAAGTAGTCAGAGGGGTTTCTATAGAGGTACGACAAGGTGAAATAGTGGGATTATTAGGGCCTAATGGAGCGGGCAAGACTACATCTTTTTATATAATAGTAGGCTTTGTAAAACCCAATAAAGGTTCTGTATATCTAGATGATGAAGATATATCTAAATATCCCATGTACAAAAGGGCAAAAAGAGGTATAGGCTATCTACCACAAGAGGCTTCTGTATTTAGAAAACTAAGTGTAGAAGACAATATTTTATCTGTACTGCAAATGACTAAGCTCTCCAAAAAAGAACAATTGAAAAAAGTAGATGAACTCTTAGAGGAGTTTAATTTATCTCATATAAGAAAGAGCAATGGAGATCTCCTATCTGGAGGAGAGAGAAGGAGAACTGAGATAGCTCGTTGTCTAGCTGTGGATCCCAAATTTATTCTTTTAGATGAACCTTTTGCGGGCGTAGATCCCATAGCTGTAGAAGACATTCAAAATATTATATCCACTCTTAAGAAAAAAAACATAGGGATACTCATAACAGACCACAATGTACAAGAGACTCTAGCCATAACTGACAGAACCTATCTCTTATTTGATGGAAGTATCCTAAAATACGGAACTGCAAAAGAGTTGGCTGAAGACGAGATGGTTAGAAAAGTCTATTTGGGAAGTAAATTTACTCTGAGAGATACTTAA
- a CDS encoding transposase, with the protein MRNKNTLFYRGKTSVELTFSSSEISSDGSLIMLEKLERDHRLIHYYSKLLPDTRDSRFITYTRKQQLKQRVYMIMLGYEDANDVNHLHNDPLFKDVLQGDLASQPTISRFENSFDKQACFLSFVMRGYTNMFQVYLIVRE; encoded by the coding sequence ATGAGGAATAAAAACACATTATTTTATAGAGGGAAAACTTCTGTTGAGTTAACTTTTTCATCATCAGAAATTAGCTCTGATGGATCTTTAATCATGCTTGAAAAACTAGAAAGAGATCATAGATTGATTCATTATTACAGTAAACTTTTGCCTGATACTCGAGACTCTAGATTTATTACTTATACCAGAAAGCAACAGTTAAAACAAAGGGTTTATATGATCATGTTAGGCTATGAAGACGCCAATGATGTTAATCATTTACATAACGATCCTTTATTCAAAGATGTTCTTCAAGGTGATTTGGCTTCTCAACCTACTATATCAAGATTTGAGAATAGCTTTGACAAACAAGCCTGTTTTTTAAGTTTTGTGATGCGTGGTTATACAAATATGTTTCAAGTTTATCTGATCGTAAGAGAATAG
- a CDS encoding IS1380 family transposase — MFFKFCDAWLYKYVSSLSDRKRIVIDVDSTDDPTHGSQQLSMFNGYYSQFMYNELFFHDGKTGQIILPVLRPGNSHSNKWYVSILKRIIIKIRESHPEMEIIIRSDSGFSCAPFYQLVDDFDLLYVTGIASNEVLKRKVSWSKNAVKKMYLDQGEKHQHFMSFTYKAKSWHKPQQCYSKVESTGLGMNIRHFSSNLPQKDAREIYFDFYVKRGDSSENRIKEVKNMCFSDRLSNHSFLANFFRLMMSSLAYEMFLLLKQKIKKTRFEVAKKWLISSIRTYLLKVGATIKITKRRIYYQLSKSFVYKGLFREIITQ, encoded by the coding sequence CTGTTTTTTAAGTTTTGTGATGCGTGGTTATACAAATATGTTTCAAGTTTATCTGATCGTAAGAGAATAGTTATTGACGTAGATTCAACTGATGATCCAACTCATGGCAGTCAACAATTGTCAATGTTTAACGGTTATTATAGTCAATTCATGTACAATGAACTATTTTTTCATGATGGAAAAACAGGACAGATTATCCTTCCTGTACTCCGCCCAGGAAATAGTCATTCTAATAAATGGTATGTGAGTATTTTAAAGCGAATAATTATCAAAATACGTGAGAGTCACCCAGAGATGGAAATAATTATTAGAAGTGATAGCGGCTTTAGTTGCGCTCCTTTTTACCAATTAGTAGATGATTTTGATTTACTATATGTGACAGGCATAGCGAGCAATGAAGTTTTAAAAAGAAAGGTATCTTGGTCAAAAAATGCTGTAAAAAAAATGTATTTAGATCAGGGAGAGAAGCACCAACATTTTATGAGTTTTACGTACAAAGCCAAGAGTTGGCACAAGCCTCAACAGTGCTATTCTAAAGTTGAGAGTACAGGATTAGGGATGAACATAAGGCATTTTTCTAGTAATCTTCCCCAAAAGGATGCTAGAGAAATTTACTTTGACTTTTATGTGAAAAGAGGTGATTCAAGTGAAAATAGAATAAAAGAAGTTAAAAATATGTGTTTTTCTGATCGTTTGTCAAATCATAGTTTTCTTGCTAATTTTTTTCGACTTATGATGAGTAGTCTTGCCTATGAAATGTTTTTATTACTGAAACAGAAGATAAAGAAAACAAGATTTGAAGTAGCAAAAAAATGGTTAATCAGTTCGATTAGAACCTATCTTCTCAAGGTAGGAGCAACGATTAAAATTACCAAAAGGCGAATCTATTATCAGCTATCTAAATCTTTTGTTTACAAGGGTTTATTTCGGGAAATTATTACCCAGTAA